Proteins co-encoded in one Spirosoma endbachense genomic window:
- the pyrE gene encoding orotate phosphoribosyltransferase codes for MNSLSIQQTVARHLLAVQAVRLQPNSPFTWSSGWKSPIYCDNRVTLAYPEVRTFIKNALADRIRQEFPTVDVIAGVATAGIPQGVLVADALNLPYCYVRPEPKAHGMGKQIEGRLEAGQRVVVIEDLISTGGSSLKVVDALRAAGADVLGMAAIFTYGFPLAAQNFANKNVPLVCLSDYTSLLSEAQALDYIPAEALASLTTWRENPAEWGKE; via the coding sequence GTGAACTCATTATCAATCCAACAAACCGTTGCCCGCCACTTACTCGCTGTGCAGGCTGTCCGTTTACAACCTAACTCACCTTTTACCTGGAGTTCGGGCTGGAAATCACCCATCTATTGCGACAACCGCGTTACATTGGCTTATCCGGAAGTCCGTACATTCATTAAAAATGCCCTGGCCGATCGCATCCGGCAGGAGTTTCCAACGGTAGACGTGATTGCAGGCGTTGCTACGGCGGGCATTCCACAAGGCGTTCTCGTTGCCGACGCCTTAAACCTTCCCTATTGTTACGTCCGGCCCGAGCCTAAAGCACATGGTATGGGCAAACAGATTGAAGGGCGATTAGAAGCCGGACAGCGTGTGGTGGTGATCGAAGATCTGATTTCAACAGGCGGCAGTTCGCTTAAAGTGGTCGATGCACTCCGTGCAGCCGGGGCTGATGTGTTGGGGATGGCTGCCATTTTCACCTATGGTTTCCCGTTGGCCGCCCAGAATTTTGCCAATAAAAATGTCCCGTTAGTCTGTCTGAGCGATTATACTAGTTTGTTATCCGAAGCACAGGCACTCGACTACATTCCGGCCGAAGCACTGGCTTCACTTACCACCTGGCGCGAAAACCCAGCCGAATGGGGAAAAGAATAA
- a CDS encoding OsmC family protein, whose translation MATITARIERSPYETHLSTSSQVIVVDEPHEAGGQDRGMRPGELLAGSLASCTVITLRMYADRKGWPVDSIVAHVSYTYDPVGKRSLFSMKLNLNGDLSQEQRVRLLELADRCPIHRALGDPIDFETTLVDDLSPNHPPSTSVELLTEEPNS comes from the coding sequence ATGGCCACCATCACTGCCCGAATCGAACGGTCACCTTATGAGACTCATCTCTCGACCAGTTCGCAAGTTATTGTTGTCGACGAACCCCACGAAGCGGGTGGTCAGGATCGGGGTATGAGGCCGGGAGAATTACTGGCAGGATCGCTGGCATCCTGCACGGTCATAACCCTGCGCATGTACGCTGACCGTAAAGGCTGGCCCGTCGATTCGATTGTTGCTCACGTCAGTTACACGTATGACCCGGTAGGAAAGCGGTCTTTATTTTCGATGAAGCTGAATTTAAACGGTGACCTGAGTCAGGAACAGCGCGTCCGGTTACTTGAATTAGCGGATCGATGCCCTATTCATCGGGCACTGGGAGATCCTATTGACTTTGAGACAACGCTCGTCGACGATTTAAGCCCAAACCATCCCCCATCTACCAGCGTTGAGTTACTGACTGAAGAGCCTAATTCATAA
- a CDS encoding (4Fe-4S)-binding protein — protein sequence MSESPEITKTNSNGEITVVWKPAVCIHSKLCWTQLAEVFNPRARPWVNIEGAGTQRIIEQVDRCPSKALSYFRNEEAIEPEAILAESLVEPLPNGPLLVYGNLRVKDADGHETQKNKVTAFCRCGASSNKPYCDGTHLKVGFVG from the coding sequence ATGAGCGAGAGCCCGGAAATTACAAAAACCAATAGCAACGGCGAGATTACCGTTGTCTGGAAACCTGCGGTCTGCATTCATTCAAAACTCTGCTGGACACAACTAGCCGAGGTATTCAATCCTCGTGCACGACCCTGGGTCAACATAGAGGGAGCTGGTACCCAGCGCATTATTGAGCAGGTTGACCGCTGTCCATCAAAAGCATTGAGTTATTTCCGCAATGAAGAGGCAATCGAGCCAGAAGCTATACTGGCCGAAAGCCTGGTGGAACCGTTGCCCAATGGCCCGTTGCTGGTATACGGTAATCTTCGAGTGAAAGACGCAGACGGTCACGAAACGCAAAAGAACAAGGTTACAGCCTTTTGTCGGTGCGGTGCCAGTAGTAACAAACCGTATTGCGATGGTACGCATCTAAAAGTTGGATTCGTGGGATAA